The sequence below is a genomic window from Ipomoea triloba cultivar NCNSP0323 chromosome 10, ASM357664v1.
TAATCTACAAATGTGGTTTAACAGACCTAGAAGCTATGGATGAAAATCTCAGTAGCAATACAAGAATTAAAACAACATGAACCTACTTCCGATGTGCTCTTGGAAAAAGCAAGAAAGTAAATTTATTCTGCACTATGCCAATTGCACCACATACTAATTCTCCAGAATAGGTGATTATAGATATTTACACTGCACATTGCATATCAAAGAAGGGAGCCACAATAACCTCTCTTAATAGGGTGACTGGATAATTGTTCAAGCTTTCCACACTTGTATAACTTTAAGACCAAAAAGGGGAAAGCTACACACCTATAATACAACATTCTTTCTCTGACAACTGATAATCAAGGAAGCCATGCATAAACTACATTGATGTATTTAGATTACAAGGAATAGTTCTATTTAGATTATGAGGAATGGTAGACACATATAGATTATAGAGTTCTCGGTTAATTTTGTTGATAATACCCAACACTATTCTCAAGAATATAATGCAAAATTCGCATCTAACTACACAAGACTCTTATAGACACACAACCATTTATACCCTAGTGCTGCCATTATTAGATTTAGATCTGAAATCCGTGcaactaagaaaagaaaaataagaatctTACATCAGCTAAGTAATAGAGCTACTCTTACATTACACATAATTGCTACAAAACAATATGGATGAGTTCAAGTATATAATCTCTTCCAATATAAGGGAGATAGAACATAAGATAATTCTACCTTGGTTTTATCATTGAATGAGACCTCAGAAATTCAGAATGTCATGTATTTTGAATGTTGTCTCAGTAAGATTCAGATTAAAATTTTGGAGtgcataaaacaaaattaacagAACAATATGCAAAATCGGAATGATGAGCACCTGACACCGGCATCACCAACGATTCCGATGGCCATTCCGGCCGAGAGTCCAGCGAGGCCACAAGCGAGACCGGAAGAGAGATGTGCATATCCATCGAATAGGTAGTAAGACTTGGTTTTAGGGTTAATTCCAGTACTGATGATCACAGCAATAATCAATCCGTAAATACCAAGCACACCAGCCATAACCACCGGCACGATCGATTTCATCACAAGCTCCGGCCTCATCACTCCCATCGACGCCACTCCGACCCCACTCTTCGCCGTTCCATAGGCTGCTCCCATACCTAAGCAATCAATCAATCACACATATAATTGCGTATAGAAATCAAATAGAGGTAAGAATTGGGTGAAAGAGATGCATACAGGAGAAGACGAGAGCGGCAGCGGCGCCGAGGAAGCCGAAGAAGGGAGCAGTTTCATCGCCGCTGAAAGACGAAGACATTGTTCGGATCTTTTGATCGGATTTGGGATCTGAGATTTAGCTTCTGAACTCTGAACAGAGAGAGAGCTCTTCAGCTTTGGGATATAATAATAGATGGATCTCTCTCCACTCTATTGTTCGGGCGTACGTATAATTCATGTTGGATACAAATATAgcattattaataaattcagTCGTGGTCGGACACGTATCCCCCGTGCTTTTCTGCTATTTAGAGATCGGGCCAGATTTATGTAGTTTGGGTATTCAGTCTGTCGGTCCAAATTACAAAGCCCAAATATTTGATCTGTTGATTTATTCGCATATTCCTCGACCTCGTTCCCTCCAACATAAGAGGACAAAGTATAAGTTTGCGCCCCTGCGGATTTATGCGGTCTTCAGCTGATCCACTTTGATTCTCTAGTCCAAACTCAACCGGCCCAAACCAGTAAAGaatcttcaaatcttcaatcttgcATTGCAGCACTGATTTTTGTGCTTACAGAGACGTGTAAATTGGGAAGAGGAAAGAAGTGaggatttgaactttgaagaaaTGGCGATTACTCTGAGCAGTGGCTTCAAAATGCCGGCGGTTGGCCTCGGCGTTTGGCGTATGGAGGGCAAAGATATAAGGGATCTCATCATCAACGCTATCAAGATCGGCTACCGTCACTTTGACTGCGCTGGTGACAAATCAcactcttctttttcttcttcttcaattcctgATTTCTATTTTGCTGTTTCCAGTCTTTGTGTGCTTTCTCTTGATTGTGTTTCAGTGAATTGCTTAAAGTTGTGGTTTATATCATTTGATGATTTGGTTGAATTGGAGACTGGGTGCTTTGTTTTGCTTTCAGCT
It includes:
- the LOC116031348 gene encoding V-type proton ATPase 16 kDa proteolipid subunit-like yields the protein MSSSFSGDETAPFFGFLGAAAALVFSCMGAAYGTAKSGVGVASMGVMRPELVMKSIVPVVMAGVLGIYGLIIAVIISTGINPKTKSYYLFDGYAHLSSGLACGLAGLSAGMAIGIVGDAGVRANAQQPKLFVGMILILIFAEALALYGLIVGIILSSRAGQSRAE